One Owenweeksia hongkongensis DSM 17368 genomic region harbors:
- the rsmH gene encoding 16S rRNA (cytosine(1402)-N(4))-methyltransferase RsmH, whose protein sequence is MSQKMDYHKPVLLQECIDLLQIKPDGIYVDVTFGGGGHSREILKHLTTGHLYGFDQDPDAKANVPDSENFTLIAANFRHLKKSLRLHGVKHIDGLLGDFGVSSHQIDEPDRGFSTRFDGPLDMRMNPDKALSAHQIINESEDTELFRIFKDYGEINRPWPLVNAITNHRPINTTAELKKVLERFAPPQKHGQFWAKIFQAIRIEVNEEIAVIHELLEQATEMLNPGGRLVCMSYHSLEDRPVKNFFRYGNIEGEPNKDFYGNLIRPLEPITRKPVIANDEEINENPRARSAKLRAAEKIEEENE, encoded by the coding sequence ATGAGTCAGAAGATGGATTATCATAAACCAGTCCTTTTACAGGAATGTATAGATCTGCTGCAGATAAAACCTGACGGCATTTATGTAGACGTAACCTTTGGTGGTGGCGGTCATAGCCGCGAAATACTAAAGCACCTAACCACTGGTCACCTTTATGGATTTGACCAGGATCCTGATGCGAAAGCTAATGTACCTGACAGTGAGAATTTCACTTTGATAGCGGCCAACTTTCGCCATCTAAAGAAGAGCTTGAGACTGCATGGTGTAAAACATATTGATGGTCTTCTCGGTGATTTTGGCGTGTCATCACACCAAATTGACGAGCCAGACCGCGGTTTCAGCACTCGATTTGACGGGCCGCTTGACATGCGCATGAATCCCGACAAGGCTTTGAGCGCACATCAAATTATCAACGAAAGCGAGGATACTGAGCTATTTAGAATATTTAAGGATTACGGTGAAATAAATCGCCCATGGCCTTTGGTGAATGCGATAACCAATCACCGACCAATTAACACAACTGCCGAGCTAAAGAAAGTTTTGGAGCGTTTTGCGCCACCACAAAAGCACGGGCAGTTTTGGGCCAAAATATTTCAAGCTATTCGTATTGAGGTAAACGAAGAAATAGCTGTAATCCATGAATTGCTGGAGCAAGCAACCGAAATGCTAAACCCTGGAGGGAGATTGGTGTGCATGAGCTACCACTCCCTGGAAGATCGTCCGGTGAAGAATTTCTTCCGCTATGGAAATATTGAGGGTGAGCCCAACAAAGATTTTTATGGGAATCTAATCAGACCATTGGAACCCATTACGCGAAAGCCTGTAATAGCCAATGACGAAGAAATAAATGAAAACCCAAGAGCAAGAAGTGCAAAGCTTCGTGCCGCAGAAAAGATAGAAGAAGAAAATGAGTGA
- a CDS encoding FtsL-like putative cell division protein → MSEAATSKRKIVNPLKGVFTGRFLVSPQLAKNWPFIIYLSLLALIMIASSHSAESKVHHISRLRTQMKELNSEYIDTRSRLMIESMEYKVISKGQELGLEKSNTPPLIIKVPEND, encoded by the coding sequence ATGAGTGAGGCTGCAACATCTAAAAGGAAGATAGTAAATCCGCTGAAGGGCGTGTTTACTGGCCGCTTTTTGGTAAGCCCTCAGCTCGCCAAAAACTGGCCTTTCATTATTTACCTAAGCCTGCTTGCGCTAATAATGATTGCCAGCAGCCACAGTGCCGAAAGCAAAGTACATCACATAAGCCGCTTGCGCACGCAGATGAAAGAGCTAAACTCAGAATACATCGACACCCGCTCACGATTAATGATTGAGAGCATGGAATATAAAGTAATAAGCAAAGGACAAGAGTTGGGACTGGAAAAATCAAACACTCCACCACTCATTATTAAAGTACCAGAAAACGACTAA